A genomic region of Mitsuaria sp. 7 contains the following coding sequences:
- a CDS encoding ABC transporter permease yields MTASRASRFSLARVLAIFIKEVQQMLRDRPTFAMAVGVPILQLLLFGYAINTDPKGLPTAVVTQDRGPMARSLVAALAQSGYFRVQARPASEQDGDRMVEDGEVQFLIVIPPDFSRRVLRGEQPAVLVSVDATDPSASSNALAALAQLGAQALRRDLVGAARPNAGASPAMPFEWRIHRRYNPEGLSRYNIVPGLIGTILTMTMVMLTGLAMTRERERGTMENLLATPVRPLEVMIGKILPYIVLGYVQLGVILLAAALLFRIPMAGSFMLLLSMIGVFMLANLAVGFTFSTLAKNQLQALQATFFFFLPSMLLSGFMFPFRGMPRWAQVIGEALPLTHFLRIVRGIMLKGNSFGQLVPELWPMLVFLLVAGTIALLRYRQTLD; encoded by the coding sequence ATGACCGCCAGCCGCGCCAGCCGCTTCAGCCTCGCGCGCGTGCTGGCGATCTTCATCAAGGAGGTCCAGCAGATGCTGCGCGACCGGCCGACCTTCGCGATGGCGGTGGGCGTGCCCATCCTGCAGCTGCTGCTCTTCGGCTATGCGATCAACACCGATCCGAAAGGCTTGCCCACCGCGGTCGTGACGCAGGACCGCGGGCCGATGGCGCGCAGCCTGGTCGCGGCGCTGGCGCAGAGCGGCTACTTCCGCGTCCAGGCCCGGCCGGCGTCGGAGCAGGACGGCGACCGGATGGTCGAGGACGGCGAGGTGCAGTTCCTGATCGTCATTCCGCCCGACTTCAGCCGACGCGTCCTCCGCGGCGAGCAGCCGGCGGTGCTCGTGAGCGTCGATGCGACCGATCCGTCGGCGTCGAGCAATGCGCTGGCGGCGCTCGCGCAACTCGGCGCGCAGGCGCTGCGGCGCGATCTCGTCGGCGCGGCGCGTCCGAACGCCGGCGCCTCGCCGGCCATGCCCTTCGAATGGCGCATCCATCGGCGCTACAACCCCGAGGGCCTGTCCCGCTACAACATCGTCCCGGGCCTGATCGGCACCATCCTGACGATGACGATGGTGATGCTGACGGGCCTGGCGATGACGCGCGAGCGGGAGCGCGGCACGATGGAGAACCTGCTCGCCACGCCGGTGCGTCCGCTGGAGGTCATGATCGGCAAGATCCTGCCCTACATCGTGCTGGGCTATGTGCAACTGGGCGTGATCCTGCTGGCGGCGGCGCTCCTCTTCCGGATCCCCATGGCGGGCAGCTTCATGCTGCTGCTGTCGATGATCGGCGTGTTCATGCTGGCCAACCTGGCCGTGGGATTCACCTTCTCGACGCTGGCGAAGAACCAGTTGCAGGCGCTGCAGGCCACGTTCTTCTTCTTCCTGCCGTCGATGCTGCTGTCGGGGTTCATGTTCCCGTTCCGCGGCATGCCGCGATGGGCGCAGGTCATCGGCGAGGCGCTGCCGCTCACGCACTTCCTGCGCATCGTGCGGGGAATCATGCTCAAGGGGAATTCGTTCGGGCAGCTGGTGCCGGAGCTCTGGCCGATGCTGGTCTTCCTGCTGGTCGCGGGAACGATAGCGCTGCTCAGATATCGGCAGACGCTCGACTGA
- the fdhD gene encoding formate dehydrogenase accessory sulfurtransferase FdhD: protein MSDATTGTTSDPMNDACALPDDDDAPLPSALIAVRPERLGATRAADEEFVAEEVPIALEYNGLSHAVMLATPLDLEDFALGFSLTEGLLASPADLLDVEVRTRPNGVALQLRVTARCEALLKERRRSMAGRTGCGLCGTDNLDQVFRVPERPVPSLPAALSDAETLVPALSRAMRELAAAQPLQQRTGGIHAAAWCRPDGEVVLVREDVGRHNALDKLIGAMAKAGIDASQGFAAVTSRASFEMVQKAAIAGMPMLAAVSAPTHLAIRTAQSCGLRLAGFVREGRATLYA from the coding sequence ATGAGCGACGCAACGACGGGCACCACGAGCGATCCGATGAACGACGCCTGCGCGCTCCCCGACGATGACGACGCGCCGCTGCCGTCCGCGCTGATCGCGGTGCGGCCGGAGCGCCTGGGCGCCACGCGCGCGGCGGACGAGGAGTTCGTCGCCGAGGAAGTGCCGATCGCGCTCGAATACAACGGCCTGTCGCACGCAGTGATGCTGGCGACGCCGCTCGATCTCGAGGACTTCGCGCTCGGCTTCTCGCTGACCGAAGGGCTGCTGGCCTCGCCGGCCGACCTGCTCGACGTGGAAGTGCGGACGCGGCCCAACGGCGTCGCGCTGCAGCTGCGTGTCACCGCGCGCTGCGAAGCGCTGCTGAAGGAACGTCGCCGCAGCATGGCGGGTCGCACGGGCTGCGGCCTCTGCGGCACCGACAACCTCGATCAGGTCTTCCGCGTGCCGGAGCGGCCCGTGCCTTCTCTCCCCGCCGCGCTCAGCGACGCCGAGACGCTCGTGCCCGCACTGTCGCGCGCCATGCGCGAGCTCGCCGCGGCACAACCGCTCCAGCAGCGCACCGGCGGCATCCACGCGGCCGCCTGGTGCCGCCCCGACGGCGAAGTCGTCCTCGTGCGCGAAGACGTCGGCCGCCACAACGCGCTCGACAAACTGATCGGCGCCATGGCCAAGGCCGGCATCGACGCGTCCCAAGGCTTCGCCGCCGTCACCAGCCGCGCCAGCTTCGAGATGGTCCAGAAAGCAGCGATCGCCGGCATGCCCATGCTGGCGGCGGTCAGCGCACCCACGCACCTGGCGATCCGCACCGCGCAGTCCTGCGGGCTGCGCCTCGCCGGCTTCGTCCGCGAAGGGCGGGCAACGCTCTACGCCTGA
- a CDS encoding FdhF/YdeP family oxidoreductase, giving the protein MSDQKIHFYKGPAGGWGALKSVAKHLQAQGVAMKGAKTLLSANQPDGFDCPGCAWPDRDHRSTFEFCENGAKAIAAEATAHRATASVLGGHTVSELAEWSDFDLENMGRITEPLVYDRATDRYKPIAWDDAFELIAARLNALSNPNEAMFYTSGRASNEAAFLYQLFVREFGTNNFPDCSNMCHEPSGQGLKPTIGIGKGTVTLHDFEKADAIFIMGQNPGTNHPRMLGELREASKRGCKIVSFNPLRERGLERFADPQDKMEMATLGSTPISTNYFQLRIGGDMAVMKALCKRVFELDDAAVAAGGERVLDLGFIAEHTHGIEAFEASIRAESWEALEAESGLSQEQLCAAGDLYAQAKRVIICWGMGITQHQHSVATIQHIAALLMLRGNLGREGAGACPVRGHSNVQGDRTMGIYEKPPKTLLDRLGQVFGFEPPRENGYGTVESIQAMLDGKGKVFFALGGNFASATPDTIATWKALRNTDLTVHVTTKFNRSHTIHGKEALVLPCLGRTEIDMQAAGPQGVTVEDSMSMVHISSGMNAPASEHLLSEPMIVARLAAATLKGRSKTPWLWLVEDYSRIRDKIEEVFDDFAGFNEKIKVPGGFRLRNTASERVWNTPTGKANFITYALPTDTPLHQARARLRGDEKTVVFNLATVRSHDQYNTTIYGNDDRYRGVWGHRRVVFINRDDLKAIGMKAGEWVDITSVYSDGDTRRAEKFVLIEYDIPRGCLASYFPETNSLVPLSSVSIGAGTPTSKSIPVVLTLRTQDAPLPQDQARSVAGATA; this is encoded by the coding sequence ATGAGCGACCAGAAGATCCACTTCTACAAGGGCCCGGCGGGCGGCTGGGGCGCGCTGAAGAGCGTCGCGAAGCATCTGCAGGCGCAGGGCGTCGCGATGAAGGGCGCCAAGACGCTGCTGTCGGCCAACCAGCCGGACGGCTTCGACTGCCCCGGCTGCGCCTGGCCCGACCGGGATCACCGCTCGACCTTCGAGTTCTGCGAAAACGGCGCCAAGGCGATCGCCGCCGAGGCGACCGCGCACCGCGCCACGGCCAGCGTGCTCGGCGGACACACCGTCAGCGAACTGGCCGAGTGGTCCGACTTCGACCTCGAGAACATGGGTCGCATCACCGAGCCGCTGGTCTACGACCGCGCCACGGACCGCTACAAGCCGATCGCCTGGGACGACGCCTTCGAGCTGATCGCCGCGCGCCTGAACGCGCTGAGCAATCCCAACGAGGCGATGTTCTACACCTCGGGCCGCGCGAGCAACGAGGCCGCGTTCCTGTACCAGCTGTTCGTGCGCGAGTTCGGCACCAACAACTTCCCCGACTGCTCGAACATGTGCCACGAGCCCAGCGGCCAGGGCCTGAAGCCGACCATCGGCATCGGCAAGGGCACGGTGACGCTGCACGACTTCGAGAAGGCGGACGCGATCTTCATCATGGGCCAGAACCCTGGCACCAACCACCCGCGCATGCTGGGCGAACTGCGCGAGGCGTCCAAGCGCGGCTGCAAGATCGTCAGCTTCAACCCGCTGCGCGAGCGCGGCCTGGAGCGCTTCGCCGATCCGCAGGACAAGATGGAGATGGCGACGCTGGGCAGCACGCCCATCTCGACCAACTACTTCCAGCTGCGCATCGGCGGCGACATGGCCGTGATGAAGGCGCTGTGCAAGCGCGTCTTCGAGCTCGACGACGCGGCCGTCGCCGCGGGCGGCGAGCGCGTGCTGGACCTTGGCTTCATCGCCGAGCACACGCACGGCATCGAGGCATTCGAGGCCAGCATCCGGGCCGAGTCCTGGGAAGCGCTGGAAGCCGAATCCGGCCTGTCGCAGGAGCAGCTCTGCGCCGCCGGCGACCTGTACGCGCAGGCCAAGCGCGTGATCATCTGCTGGGGCATGGGCATCACCCAGCACCAGCACTCGGTCGCGACCATCCAGCACATCGCGGCGCTGCTGATGCTGCGCGGCAACCTGGGCCGCGAAGGCGCGGGCGCCTGCCCGGTGCGGGGCCATTCCAACGTGCAGGGCGACCGCACGATGGGCATCTACGAGAAGCCGCCCAAGACGCTGCTGGACCGCCTCGGCCAGGTCTTCGGTTTCGAGCCGCCGCGCGAGAACGGCTACGGCACGGTCGAATCCATCCAGGCGATGCTCGACGGCAAGGGCAAGGTGTTCTTCGCGCTGGGCGGCAACTTCGCCTCGGCGACGCCGGACACGATCGCGACCTGGAAGGCGCTGCGCAACACCGACCTGACCGTCCACGTGACGACCAAGTTCAACCGCAGCCACACGATCCACGGCAAGGAGGCGCTGGTGCTGCCGTGCCTGGGCCGCACCGAGATCGACATGCAGGCCGCCGGCCCGCAGGGCGTGACGGTGGAGGACTCGATGAGCATGGTGCACATCTCCAGCGGCATGAACGCGCCGGCGTCGGAGCACCTGCTGTCGGAGCCGATGATCGTGGCGCGCCTGGCCGCCGCGACGCTGAAGGGCCGCTCGAAGACGCCGTGGCTGTGGCTGGTGGAGGACTACTCGCGCATCCGCGACAAGATCGAGGAGGTCTTCGACGACTTCGCCGGCTTCAACGAGAAGATCAAGGTGCCGGGCGGCTTCCGCCTGCGCAACACCGCGTCGGAGCGGGTCTGGAACACGCCGACCGGCAAGGCCAACTTCATCACCTACGCGCTGCCGACGGACACGCCGCTGCATCAGGCGCGCGCGCGGCTGCGCGGCGACGAGAAGACGGTGGTGTTCAACCTGGCGACGGTGCGCTCGCACGACCAGTACAACACGACGATCTACGGCAACGACGACCGCTATCGCGGCGTGTGGGGCCATCGCCGCGTGGTGTTCATCAACAGGGACGACCTGAAGGCGATCGGCATGAAGGCCGGCGAGTGGGTCGACATCACCAGCGTCTACAGCGACGGCGACACGCGTCGCGCCGAGAAGTTCGTGCTGATCGAGTACGACATCCCGCGCGGCTGCCTGGCGAGCTACTTCCCGGAGACCAACTCGCTGGTGCCGCTGAGCAGCGTGTCCATCGGCGCGGGCACGCCCACGTCGAAGTCCATTCCGGTGGTGCTGACGCTGCGCACGCAGGACGCGCCGCTGCCGCAGGACCAGGCCCGTTCGGTGGCCGGGGCGACCGCCTGA
- a CDS encoding OFA family MFS transporter, giving the protein MSTVLTDQGGGSTSGSWLDKERTIAAPGFNRWLVPPSALAIHLCIGMAYGFSVFWLPLSKMLQTAGTGAACGKDVGFFAQLFTTQCDWSVATLGWMYTLFFVFLGCAAAIWGGWLERAGPRKAGLVSAVCWCGGMLISAIGIHTHQFWMMILGSGVIGGIGLGLGYISPVSTLIKWFPDRRGMATGMAIMGFGGGAMIGSPLAVELMKRFATPTDAGVMQTFVVMALVYFVFMVAGALGYRVPPTGWKPEGWTPPPAQAANTMITQRHVHVKKVWGIPQFWLVWIVLCMNVSAGIGVIGMASPMLQEIFGGNLIGVPAKFAELDKTQLAAIAAIAGGFTALLSLFNIGGRFVWASLSDKLGRKLTYTVFFVLGGLLYASLPSSAAAGHKLAFVGAVCIILSMYGGGFATVPAYLGDLFGTQMVGAIHGRLLTAWATAGILGPIVVNYMRDYQLGLGIPREQVYNQTMYILVGMLVIGLIANLAIRPVADKHFMTDAELAVEKKLAHEKAAAAEVGSGPGAGAATPTVLVALAWLAVGIPLAWGIYRTLLSAAKFFS; this is encoded by the coding sequence ATGTCTACTGTGCTGACCGATCAGGGCGGCGGATCCACCAGCGGGAGCTGGCTGGACAAGGAGCGCACCATCGCCGCTCCTGGTTTCAACCGCTGGCTGGTGCCGCCTAGCGCGCTCGCCATCCACCTGTGCATCGGGATGGCCTACGGCTTCTCGGTGTTCTGGCTGCCGCTGTCCAAGATGCTGCAGACCGCCGGGACCGGCGCCGCGTGCGGCAAGGATGTGGGCTTCTTCGCCCAGCTGTTCACCACCCAGTGCGACTGGAGCGTCGCGACCCTGGGCTGGATGTACACGCTGTTCTTCGTGTTCCTGGGCTGCGCCGCCGCGATCTGGGGCGGCTGGCTCGAACGCGCCGGCCCCCGCAAGGCCGGCCTGGTCTCGGCCGTGTGCTGGTGCGGCGGCATGCTGATCTCCGCGATCGGCATCCACACCCACCAGTTCTGGATGATGATCCTCGGCTCCGGCGTGATCGGGGGCATCGGCCTGGGCCTGGGCTACATCTCGCCCGTGTCGACGCTGATCAAGTGGTTCCCGGACCGTCGCGGCATGGCGACCGGCATGGCCATCATGGGCTTCGGCGGCGGCGCGATGATCGGTTCGCCGCTGGCCGTCGAACTGATGAAGCGCTTCGCCACCCCGACCGACGCGGGCGTGATGCAGACCTTCGTCGTCATGGCGCTGGTGTACTTCGTGTTCATGGTCGCCGGCGCGCTGGGCTACCGCGTGCCGCCCACCGGCTGGAAGCCCGAAGGCTGGACCCCGCCGCCGGCGCAGGCCGCCAACACCATGATCACGCAGCGCCACGTGCACGTGAAGAAGGTCTGGGGCATCCCGCAGTTCTGGCTGGTGTGGATCGTGTTGTGCATGAACGTGTCCGCCGGCATCGGCGTGATCGGCATGGCCAGCCCGATGCTGCAGGAGATCTTCGGCGGCAACCTGATCGGCGTGCCGGCCAAGTTCGCCGAGCTCGACAAGACGCAGCTGGCCGCGATCGCCGCGATCGCCGGCGGCTTCACCGCGCTGCTGAGCCTGTTCAACATCGGCGGCCGCTTCGTGTGGGCCTCGCTGTCGGACAAGCTGGGCCGCAAGCTGACCTACACCGTGTTCTTCGTGCTGGGCGGCCTGCTGTACGCCAGCCTGCCGAGCAGCGCGGCGGCCGGTCACAAGCTGGCGTTCGTGGGCGCGGTCTGCATCATCCTGTCGATGTACGGCGGCGGCTTCGCCACCGTGCCGGCCTACCTGGGCGACCTGTTCGGCACGCAGATGGTGGGCGCGATCCACGGCCGCCTGCTGACCGCGTGGGCGACCGCCGGCATCCTGGGCCCCATCGTCGTGAACTACATGCGCGACTACCAGCTGGGCCTGGGCATCCCGCGCGAGCAGGTCTACAACCAGACGATGTACATCCTGGTGGGCATGCTGGTCATCGGCCTGATCGCCAACCTGGCCATCCGTCCGGTCGCCGACAAGCACTTCATGACCGACGCCGAACTGGCCGTCGAGAAGAAGCTGGCGCACGAGAAGGCCGCCGCCGCCGAAGTGGGCAGCGGCCCGGGCGCCGGTGCGGCGACGCCGACGGTGCTGGTCGCGCTGGCCTGGCTGGCCGTGGGCATCCCGCTGGCATGGGGCATCTATCGCACGCTGCTGAGCGCCGCGAAGTTCTTCAGCTGA
- a CDS encoding TonB-dependent receptor has product MTASRSSSSSVRPALALAVAVALAAGVATSAHAQVSRATVRGLVNAPAGVQPGGLSITAVNSANGARYRTSTRADGRYALIGLAPGEYVVSVAAADGKPIRTERITLSVGESASLDLGEAPAPDTAGAIQLGTVTVAGNASRQGVKDSQLGTVVSQRMIEALPQTTRNFLSAADLAPGVAFSTDSSGLSRVQSGAQDFDHLNVFIDGVGQKNNILRGGVSGQSDTRGNPFPQSAISEYKVLTQNYKAEFDQVSSAAITAVTKSGTNEFHGEIYGDRTGTNWRSKNSLEKERESQGIARPSSEKYEYGGSVGGPIVKDKLHFFVAYDAKRIEDSRQIAGQNFEKLPNAGIVPDLLSRRGSQVDPFHEDLFFGKLDAQLNDEHRLTLSARLRRETDRIAEDRNLSLPGNDKERRNDETRIDLKHEWSRDDWLSEARIGYEDYLWNPKSASDTALVRYKVSTASPQVLTSSQDVILDGGSPDAQRRKQRGTFVSEELTYTGFDGHVLKGGVKLKSMRYDLSGTANSVDGVDVLIDNVTGLPYWDGVNCTGTNVSNNGSTSDQCNIRRAAAPSGASFKNKQWGLYLQDDWSLTRKLELNLGVRWDYEDNMLNNAYATPADRIAALLAPDVTRYGIAPPTGQTYAQSLAKGGIDVSQYISSGNSRKAFKNAIAPRVGFSYDVFGNRNTVVFGGYGRSYDRTMANHALDELQKNQSPGGEIWLIRNDLKMPYADQFSIGLRQALTATWNGEIALSRVEAKNQFVWFSGNRDADGGFAQQSSIDPLWGGPNGFGQVVLGDSIGRTRTDSVFVKAEKPYSESSGWTATLAYTYSDAKTTNLQWSNDTFDWTYGRAGRGWNPSTLVDRHRLVGAFMTDKLLPWGLTFSAKGTYASGFPRRLTNCIGGTPQCFLVEGDSPSFRQVDISIGKAFKYGIHQVALRLDVLNVLGADNYGGFDDWIGNAPQAGVTPNRLGGDNLNLDKPNNIRGDNRAMRVVLNYKF; this is encoded by the coding sequence ATGACCGCTTCCCGCTCCTCCTCCTCCTCCGTCCGGCCGGCGCTTGCGCTGGCCGTTGCCGTCGCACTCGCCGCCGGCGTCGCCACTTCCGCGCACGCGCAGGTGAGCCGCGCGACCGTGCGCGGCCTCGTCAACGCGCCGGCCGGCGTCCAGCCCGGCGGCCTGTCGATCACCGCCGTCAACAGCGCCAACGGTGCCCGCTACCGCACCAGCACCCGCGCCGACGGCCGGTACGCGCTGATCGGCCTGGCACCCGGTGAATACGTCGTCAGCGTCGCCGCGGCCGACGGCAAGCCGATCAGGACCGAACGCATCACGCTGTCCGTGGGCGAGAGCGCCTCGCTCGACCTGGGCGAGGCACCGGCCCCGGACACCGCGGGCGCGATCCAGCTCGGCACGGTGACCGTGGCCGGCAACGCCAGCCGGCAAGGCGTCAAGGATTCGCAGCTCGGCACGGTCGTGTCGCAGCGGATGATCGAAGCGCTGCCGCAGACGACGCGCAACTTCCTCAGCGCGGCGGACCTCGCGCCGGGCGTCGCGTTCTCCACCGATTCCAGCGGCCTGAGCCGCGTGCAATCGGGCGCGCAGGACTTCGACCACCTCAATGTCTTCATCGACGGCGTGGGCCAGAAGAACAACATCCTGCGCGGCGGCGTCAGCGGCCAGTCGGACACGCGCGGCAACCCGTTCCCGCAGTCGGCGATCTCCGAATACAAGGTGCTGACGCAGAACTACAAGGCCGAGTTCGATCAGGTCAGCAGCGCCGCGATCACGGCGGTGACGAAGTCCGGCACCAACGAATTCCACGGCGAGATCTACGGCGACCGCACCGGCACGAACTGGCGATCCAAGAACTCGCTCGAGAAGGAGCGCGAATCCCAGGGCATCGCGCGTCCGTCGTCCGAGAAGTACGAATACGGCGGCAGCGTCGGCGGCCCGATCGTCAAGGACAAGCTGCATTTCTTCGTCGCCTACGACGCGAAGCGCATCGAGGACTCGCGCCAGATCGCCGGACAGAACTTCGAGAAACTGCCCAACGCCGGCATCGTGCCGGACCTGCTGTCGCGGCGCGGCAGCCAGGTCGATCCGTTCCACGAGGACCTGTTCTTCGGCAAGCTCGACGCGCAGCTCAACGACGAGCACCGCCTGACCCTCAGCGCGCGGCTGCGGCGCGAGACCGACCGCATCGCGGAGGACCGCAACCTCTCGCTGCCCGGCAACGACAAGGAGCGCCGCAACGACGAGACGCGCATCGACCTGAAGCACGAGTGGTCGCGCGACGACTGGCTGAGCGAGGCGCGCATCGGCTACGAGGACTACCTGTGGAATCCGAAGTCGGCGTCGGACACGGCGCTGGTCCGCTACAAGGTCTCGACGGCCTCGCCGCAGGTGCTGACCTCGTCGCAGGACGTGATCCTCGACGGCGGCTCGCCCGATGCGCAGCGGCGCAAGCAGCGCGGCACCTTCGTCTCGGAGGAACTGACCTACACCGGATTCGACGGCCACGTGCTCAAGGGCGGCGTGAAGCTCAAGAGCATGCGCTACGACCTGAGCGGCACGGCCAACTCGGTCGACGGCGTCGACGTGCTGATCGACAACGTCACCGGCCTGCCCTACTGGGACGGCGTGAACTGCACGGGCACCAACGTCTCCAACAACGGCAGCACCAGCGACCAGTGCAACATCCGCCGCGCGGCGGCGCCCTCGGGCGCCAGCTTCAAGAACAAGCAGTGGGGGCTTTACCTCCAGGACGACTGGAGCCTGACCCGGAAGCTCGAGCTCAACCTCGGTGTCCGCTGGGACTACGAGGACAACATGCTCAACAACGCGTACGCGACGCCGGCCGACCGCATCGCGGCGCTGCTGGCGCCGGACGTGACGCGCTACGGCATCGCACCGCCGACGGGCCAGACCTACGCGCAGTCGCTGGCCAAGGGCGGCATCGACGTGTCGCAGTACATCAGCAGCGGCAACTCGCGCAAGGCGTTCAAGAACGCGATCGCGCCGCGCGTCGGCTTCTCCTACGACGTCTTCGGCAATCGGAACACGGTGGTCTTCGGCGGCTACGGCCGCAGCTACGACCGCACGATGGCGAACCACGCCCTGGACGAGCTGCAGAAGAACCAGTCGCCCGGCGGTGAGATCTGGTTGATCCGCAACGACTTGAAGATGCCCTACGCGGACCAGTTCAGCATCGGGCTGCGGCAGGCGCTGACCGCGACCTGGAACGGCGAGATCGCACTCAGCCGCGTCGAGGCGAAGAACCAGTTCGTCTGGTTCAGCGGCAACCGCGACGCCGACGGCGGTTTCGCGCAGCAGTCGTCCATCGATCCGCTGTGGGGCGGCCCGAACGGCTTCGGGCAGGTGGTGCTGGGCGACTCGATCGGGCGCACGCGCACCGACTCGGTGTTCGTGAAGGCAGAGAAGCCGTACTCGGAATCTTCCGGCTGGACGGCGACGCTCGCCTACACCTACAGCGACGCAAAGACCACCAACCTGCAGTGGAGCAACGACACCTTCGACTGGACCTACGGCCGCGCGGGCCGCGGCTGGAATCCGAGCACGCTGGTCGACAGGCACCGCCTGGTCGGCGCCTTCATGACGGACAAGCTGCTGCCGTGGGGGCTGACCTTCTCGGCCAAGGGCACGTATGCGAGCGGCTTCCCGCGACGCCTGACGAACTGCATCGGCGGCACGCCGCAGTGCTTCCTGGTCGAGGGCGATTCGCCGAGCTTCCGTCAGGTCGACATCAGCATCGGCAAGGCCTTCAAGTACGGCATCCACCAGGTCGCACTGCGGCTGGACGTGCTGAACGTGCTCGGCGCCGACAACTACGGCGGCTTCGACGACTGGATCGGCAACGCGCCGCAGGCGGGGGTCACACCCAACCGCCTGGGCGGCGACAACCTCAACCTGGACAAGCCCAACAACATCCGCGGCGACAACCGCGCGATGCGGGTGGTGTTGAACTACAAGTTCTGA
- a CDS encoding type II toxin-antitoxin system HicB family antitoxin: MLSFPARITPDGSGFMVQFPDIPEATTCGATYQDALDMGADALATAMDFYFEDKRPVPPPSRLKRGQVLIDLPPSIGAKVLLLNEMLAQGTRNADLARRMNVRPQDVSRLTDLSHPTKIDTIAAALKALGKRLELSLADAC; encoded by the coding sequence TTGTTGAGCTTTCCCGCCCGAATCACTCCCGATGGAAGTGGTTTCATGGTCCAGTTCCCGGACATTCCGGAAGCCACGACTTGTGGTGCTACGTACCAGGACGCTCTCGACATGGGGGCGGACGCGTTGGCCACAGCGATGGACTTCTATTTCGAAGACAAGCGACCGGTACCGCCACCGTCGAGGTTGAAGCGGGGGCAGGTCTTGATCGACCTGCCGCCGAGCATCGGTGCGAAGGTGCTCCTGTTGAACGAGATGCTGGCGCAGGGCACTCGAAACGCGGATCTGGCCCGACGCATGAACGTTCGTCCGCAAGACGTGAGTCGACTGACGGATCTCAGTCATCCGACGAAGATCGATACGATCGCCGCAGCATTGAAGGCGCTGGGCAAGCGACTGGAACTGAGTCTGGCCGACGCCTGCTGA
- a CDS encoding cysteine hydrolase family protein, with protein sequence MTTALLIIDLQRALCVGEYACHDVDAVIGRINGLIAKARDSGTPVVFVQHEEDGYEPLRHGSEGWQIDDRLHVKPDDRRVFKTSPDSFHKTDLDAVLKGFGVTHLAICGAQSDFCVDTSTRRALSSGYDVTLVEDGHTTIAYGDLTAPQIIDHHTLILRNLNSFGPKMEAKKAAEIRFEKT encoded by the coding sequence ATGACCACTGCCCTGCTCATCATCGATCTGCAACGCGCGCTCTGCGTCGGCGAATACGCCTGCCACGACGTCGACGCCGTGATCGGTCGCATCAACGGTTTGATCGCGAAGGCGCGCGACAGCGGCACGCCCGTGGTCTTCGTCCAGCACGAGGAAGACGGCTACGAGCCGCTGCGCCACGGCAGCGAGGGCTGGCAGATCGACGATCGCCTGCACGTGAAGCCGGACGACCGGCGCGTGTTCAAGACCTCGCCGGACTCGTTCCACAAGACCGATCTGGACGCGGTGCTGAAGGGCTTCGGAGTGACGCACCTCGCCATCTGCGGCGCCCAGAGCGACTTCTGCGTCGACACCTCGACGCGCCGCGCGTTGAGCTCGGGCTACGACGTCACGCTGGTCGAGGACGGCCACACGACGATCGCCTACGGCGACCTCACGGCGCCGCAGATCATCGACCACCACACGCTGATCCTGCGCAACCTCAACAGCTTCGGGCCGAAGATGGAAGCGAAGAAGGCGGCGGAGATCAGGTTCGAAAAGACCTGA
- a CDS encoding Crp/Fnr family transcriptional regulator gives MSTRGTRTPTHDGAPDTTSDDWLADGQIRTYRRGQKIIEAGTPLAEWIAISGGAAFLAAKVAADTRVAVAALWLGDVIGADSPLGKLAARYDVTALVDVTTIHIPMPRMKDTKAPDRDAATGELYAATASRLQDQITMRLAGNGFQRLISVLATLAAALSSSQRAGTAGNSLALPVSQACIGQLSGLSRRQTWIYLGQLAERGWSRTSRTKVTLEGLNAWLSLMGEVESRGLDCIATVDQCDMTLSQLASARTSLK, from the coding sequence ATGAGCACGAGAGGGACGCGGACGCCGACGCACGACGGCGCACCGGACACGACGAGCGACGACTGGCTGGCAGACGGCCAGATCCGGACGTATCGGCGCGGCCAGAAGATCATCGAGGCCGGCACGCCGCTGGCCGAGTGGATCGCGATCAGCGGCGGGGCGGCCTTCCTCGCGGCGAAGGTCGCGGCGGACACGCGGGTGGCCGTGGCGGCGCTGTGGCTGGGCGACGTGATCGGGGCGGATTCGCCGCTGGGCAAGCTGGCTGCGCGCTACGACGTGACGGCGCTGGTCGATGTGACAACCATCCACATCCCGATGCCTCGGATGAAGGATACGAAGGCGCCGGATCGCGATGCGGCGACGGGCGAGCTGTACGCGGCGACCGCGTCGCGGCTGCAGGACCAGATCACGATGCGGCTGGCCGGCAACGGCTTCCAGCGGCTGATCAGCGTGCTCGCGACGCTGGCGGCGGCGCTGAGCAGTTCGCAGCGCGCAGGCACGGCGGGCAACAGCCTGGCGCTGCCGGTGTCGCAGGCCTGCATCGGGCAGCTGTCAGGGCTGTCGCGCCGGCAGACGTGGATCTACCTGGGCCAGCTCGCCGAGCGGGGATGGAGCCGGACCTCGCGCACCAAGGTCACGCTTGAGGGCCTGAACGCGTGGCTGAGCCTGATGGGCGAGGTCGAGTCGCGCGGGCTCGACTGCATAGCGACGGTGGATCAGTGCGACATGACCTTGTCGCAGCTGGCCAGCGCGAGGACGTCGCTGAAGTGA